The Bacteroidia bacterium genomic interval TTGAAGATATTAGCTTAAAATTCGAAGCACCATGAAAATACAATTCACTCTCATCCTCCTTTTTCTTTTAGGTATATCCCTTCAAGCTCAAGAAGACAGCAGCCTTGACATATTGAATCAGGCGGGAATGCCCAATCTTGAGGAAAGCTGGAGCATGGAAGAATACAATCTGGCAGCCCTTATTCTTGTGAATACAGTTAAAGAAGGCAAAATAGAATTACCCCATCACAAGCAGCCTAGCTTCAAACTCCTCGAAAGACTGACCAATACCCAAAATTATTTCCAATACAAGGATACCAGCCTCAACGGAAGATTTAAAACAAATTCCCAATTTCAGCTAAAAATTGGAGAATTGCAGCAACTTTATGTCCAGAAATTCAGGGTAATAAATGGCAAACTGAATTATGGGAAAGAGGGGCTTCTCATCATGAGATCCGCACTTTATATGACCCAGGATCTAAGCGAACTGGGAGAAATATTTCTTAAAAAAAATCCAAATTTATCTGACAGACAAAAGGCAGGACTTGCACGTTACAGGGGTGGAGTCAAAAATATCATGCTGGGATGTTTGATGACCATATTTGATGAATTCGAACTTTATGAAGAAGAGGATATTTGTAGCTTCTCACAAGACTTTCTGGGCTTATATCTATCCCTTGAGAAAAGATTGGAACCCGCAGATAAAGTCGAACTAAGAAAGAGAATATTGGCTTCCAAGGGAAAGGTAAAACTCAATTGCATTAAAGAGTCGCTGGAAAAATTATAAATGAGTGGAAGGCTTCCTAATGCAAACAGAAGGTAATGGTTATGGAAGGGAGACAAGAGTTTGAATTATTGATCCCGAATTATGTGCTGGATGAAATTGTAGCCTACCGGGTTTTCAAGGAAGAAAGCTTTTCATTCAAAGGATCTTCCTCAAAGCCCTTTAAAAGGGTTTATTCCTTCGAACTGCGAGAACTTGAGGGAAAGGTATACGAAATCTATTATCCCCAAAGCCTGCTCAGTGTATCCAAATATTTCCTCGAACTGGAGGAAGAAATCCTCCCTTTGGCACATCCTCAAAATAGCAGCCTGTACCTCTCAATAAATGAAGACGATGAACTGGAGATGCTAAATTTTGAGGCCATAAAGAAGAACCTCTTTCAACTAAAAGAAGCCCTAAAAGAGCAGCTTTCAACTGGTGAACAGGACGAACAAATAGAAGAGCTCTTCGACTACCTTTCTACCAAAGAGAAAGCCGCCAAATACCTCATGGAAGACCTGAGATATTTATTCGACTTTCATGGATTAGCTAAAGAAGATGGGGTTTACCTCGATTTTACAAAGGAAGAAAGCAAACTGGAATCAGTGGCAAAATCCGTTTTTAGCATGATAGGCATAAATCCCCTCCTCTCCAGCATGGACGTCATGAAGTTTGACTACCTGGAAGATGGCAGCTACAAAATCGAGAGTTTGTCTGGCATTGATACCCTCTCAACAGATGAAAGGCATGATTTTGAGAAAATTCAGGAATGCTTCCTGAAAGCTGAATTCGATTTTGATGCCTATCAGGACATTACGCTACATCACAAGCAATACCTCTACGACATAGACAATATCCTTAGTTCCTATTTCTACACATGGAAAACAGATACTCCGGATATGAGAAAGCACAAAGAGATCAGGATAGAGCGACTTGATAATTAAAGATTAGCCTGCTATCCCCCTGATTTTCCCTACCACCTCACTGGGCTTTTCATAGCTCTTTAGTAACTTATCCTGCCTAAAATCTACTAAAATTGCTATGAACAGAAGGAAATTTATCGAGAGAACCGGAATTTTAAGTGCCGCAAGTCTTTTCCCCTTAGCTGCATGTACAGAAAAAGACAATAAGGATATGGACAAACAGGAGATGGATAAACCAAAATACAAATTGGGATACCAGCTTTTTTCCATTCGAGACGAAATGGGAAAAGATCCCATCGCCACCCTAAAGGCCTTAAAAGAACTAGGCTACCAGGATTTTGAACATTACGGCTATGATGAAGAAGCAGGAACTTTCTATGGGTTTAAAGCTGCTGAATTGAAAAAAATGCTGGAGGATATGGAACTAAATATCAGCAGTGGGCATTACGCTTTTTCTCCTTTCCTGGAAAAATCGGACGATGAGCTAAAACGCTATTTGGATGGCTGTATTGAAGGATCCAAAGCATTGGGGGCAGATTATATCACCTGGCCCTGGATGGCTCCCGAACAGCGAAATCTGGAATTCTATAAAATCCTGATTGACAAGCTCAATTTGATGGGAAAACAGATCGCGGAAGCGGGTTTGGGTTTTGCCTACCATAACCACGGCTACGAATTTGAAGATCTGGGAGGAAAAACAGCTTATGATATGATCATGAATGAGACCGATCCGAATGAAGTTAAACTTCAGTTGGATATGTACTGGCTCAAACGATCCTCCAATTTTACTCCCCAACAATTGATTGATAAACAACCCGGTCGCTTTAGCATGTGGCACATCAAAGACATGGATCCGGAAACTGAGGATTATACTGAACTGGGCAATGGATCAATAGACTATCTGACATTTTTGCCTGATCCTAAAAGTTCAGGTCTGGAGTACTACTATATCGAACAAGGAGGAAACTTCACCCACAATTCGATGCAAAGTGCCATCGATAGTGCCAGTTATTTCAAAAAACACCTACAGAAATTTCTCTAATCCGCGAGATACATGGATGGGCAAAACTCCTTTATCACTCTTCATATGGTATGTAGCCTGGATGGCTTTATCGCTAAAGCGGATGGAGATATATCCTGGATGCATCGAACGCATGAATATGATAAAGGAGTAAGCCTGACCGAAGCGGATATAGAAGCCTTTCTCAAGGGAGTTGATTGCTACCTTATGGGTTCAAAAACATATGAACATGCCCTGGAACTAGGATGGCCCTATGGAGAGACCCCAGTTTTCGTTCTGACAAAACGAACACTTCCTTCAACTAAAGAAAGCGTTACTTTTCTTTCTGGTGATCTCAAAGAACTTCTTCAATCAGAGCTCAACTCTTCTTATAAAAATATCTGGATGGTGGGAGGAGCAGAATTGACGAAAGACTTTCTCCAAAAAGGCCTGGCCGATGAAATCGTCATTACGATCATGCCGGTCATTCTGGGTGGGGGCACCCCTTTTTTCGATTTGATTGGAACAGAAATTCAGTTGGAATTGAAGGATCACAAAGCGTATACAGAAGCGATGGTTGAACTAAGGTATCGGATTGTAAAGAACTAATTCCTGCTGATAGCTTTTTGCAAGCTCTCCTACTTCATATCCATTTTCTTCTCCAGACCGGGCAAAGGATAAAGCTCGCTTTCTTCAAATCCGCCAAAAGAAAAGTCTTCAATGCTAAATTGGTGGAAATAGTTTTCCAGATCATCCGCCCTGATCACTCCATCATCAAGCAGAACCGGCATCTTCGTCGCTACTTTAAAACCATCGACTTCCCAGTAATCTAAATAAGCGATTGAACCATATTTATGTCGGGTAAGAGGATTGCCATTATCGCGTAAGGTGTAGATGCAATAATCCAGCAAGTGACTTTCCTGATTGATCCAGAGTATGTATTGATCATACTCTTCACTCGCTTCCTCACTGCCCCAACTCACAAATACCAAATCGTATTTCTGACCTTTGAGTTCTCTCTCCCCATAGTACCGCTTCAATGGAGCATTCCGGAGACGATAAGGCAATTCGATGAAATAATGAAGAACCACGATCCCAAATTCCATCGTCCGTGCCTCCGCTTTAGCTACTTCCCCACTCCCCGCAGGCTTTTCATAATATTGCCATCCTTGTACACCGATCAAATCTCCTTTCTTTTCGCCAGAAAGAAGCTCTGCATTTCCATCGAAAGTGTTGAAGTTGTATCGAAACTGAAATTGGGTATTGGGGTCCGGCCAAAGTTTAGCCATCTTTCCCAGAAAACCCTTCCAATCATCTGTAACCCGGGCCTGATATAGATTCTTTTCTTTTAGAACGTCAAAGCCCTGGGCTTCCAGAACCTGGTCCAGTATCTCATTGGCGATTTGCTCTGATTTTTGCGGATGTAATTCCGTAGGCTGACTAATGTCTGCAATTTTACAGGCATTTAATACTAATAGCGCACTTAGCAGAATCAAGGGATTATTTTTCATCGTTTTTATTTCTTTACAACAAAGCTAAAGAGGATTTAACCCTGAATAGATGAGAGGAAGCGACAGAGAATTGAGAAAAAGCGACAATTATATAGATTTTTGCCAGCCTATAAGTAGCTTCAGATATGAAGCAGAAACTCATTTCAAAATCTCTCTTCAATAGTTGGCTCCAATTTGCTGCCCAGCAGGGCCACGATACCTCATCTATCCTGCAGCATCTGCAAATTCCTGAAACGGAACAGATGATTCCCTTTTCGAAGTTTGCCAATTTTGCACAGTGGCTGATGCAAAAGTCGGGAAACTCTCAAATTGGATATAGCTTAGGCAGACAATCCAGTTTGGCAGCTATGGGCATGGTCGGTCAATTGATTCAATCGAGTCGGAATATTCGGGAGGGACTGGAACATGCCTGTAAATTTTTCAATCTGTTGAGTGAGGTACTAAGTCTGAAACTAGAAGAAGGAGAAAAATATGCTTCCCTGATATTTGAGTTGGATAAAGAATCAGTGCAAGACTTTCCGGAAGTTTGTCAACAACTCTTGCTCACTTCTATGATCTTCAGTTTCAAGGAAGTTTACTTTCTCACTTTACAGAAAGCTTATCCTCAGCAAGTCGATATCACCTTCGCCCCCATCCATCAAAAAGAAATGGAAGCCCTGTTTCAGTGCCAGATTCGGGCAAAGAGTAATCGGAACCTTATGGGATTCGAAAAGGAAGTATTGGACCAGAAGATATTCTTCGCCGATTATGAATTGATGCTTCATCTGGAAAAACTGGCTTGCCACCGCTTGGGAAAGCAGATGGAAAATCAGCAGGAATTCTCCGATAAGATAAAGGCACTGGTATACACTTTATTAGATCCCAGCTTTCCTTCACTGAAAAGCGTTTCTCTCCAATTGGGCATGTCAGAAAGAAACATCCAGAGAAAACTGAAAGAAGAAAACACCTCCTATTCTTCTTTAATCACAGAAATGAAGAAATCTATGGCCACCGCATTTCTGGACAAAAAGCTTAGCATTAAAGAAACCACTTACTTACTAGGATACTCAGAACCCAGCGCTTTTATCCACGCTTTTATTAGCTGGTTTGGTATTTCTCCGAAAAATTACCAAAATCAACAGATTGCATAGATTTGAATACGTGGAATCTGAGCAAGACATTTCCATAGATTTAACACAATGAAAGAAGGACTTATAAAGAATACCTGGGAATTATTCCTGAAAGAAATACAGACCATCCTGAGTCTCCTATATTTATTGATGATCGGGATTGGAATGATTTTCAATTATAAAAAGTACATCAACTTTGGGATCAACATATTTGAATACGCAGACATCTTTCATTTTCTGATAGCACCTTTTCAGGACATACGCATCATTATGGTTTCTGTGATATCTCTCTTGATTCCGTTAAGTGTATATGGTCTCAGGAAAGCATTTTATAGCCAATTTCCAAAGCTCGGAAAAAAACTCAGT includes:
- a CDS encoding sugar phosphate isomerase/epimerase codes for the protein MNRRKFIERTGILSAASLFPLAACTEKDNKDMDKQEMDKPKYKLGYQLFSIRDEMGKDPIATLKALKELGYQDFEHYGYDEEAGTFYGFKAAELKKMLEDMELNISSGHYAFSPFLEKSDDELKRYLDGCIEGSKALGADYITWPWMAPEQRNLEFYKILIDKLNLMGKQIAEAGLGFAYHNHGYEFEDLGGKTAYDMIMNETDPNEVKLQLDMYWLKRSSNFTPQQLIDKQPGRFSMWHIKDMDPETEDYTELGNGSIDYLTFLPDPKSSGLEYYYIEQGGNFTHNSMQSAIDSASYFKKHLQKFL
- a CDS encoding dihydrofolate reductase family protein; amino-acid sequence: MDGQNSFITLHMVCSLDGFIAKADGDISWMHRTHEYDKGVSLTEADIEAFLKGVDCYLMGSKTYEHALELGWPYGETPVFVLTKRTLPSTKESVTFLSGDLKELLQSELNSSYKNIWMVGGAELTKDFLQKGLADEIVITIMPVILGGGTPFFDLIGTEIQLELKDHKAYTEAMVELRYRIVKN
- a CDS encoding DUF6503 family protein yields the protein MKNNPLILLSALLVLNACKIADISQPTELHPQKSEQIANEILDQVLEAQGFDVLKEKNLYQARVTDDWKGFLGKMAKLWPDPNTQFQFRYNFNTFDGNAELLSGEKKGDLIGVQGWQYYEKPAGSGEVAKAEARTMEFGIVVLHYFIELPYRLRNAPLKRYYGERELKGQKYDLVFVSWGSEEASEEYDQYILWINQESHLLDYCIYTLRDNGNPLTRHKYGSIAYLDYWEVDGFKVATKMPVLLDDGVIRADDLENYFHQFSIEDFSFGGFEESELYPLPGLEKKMDMK
- a CDS encoding AraC family transcriptional regulator ligand-binding domain-containing protein; translated protein: MKQKLISKSLFNSWLQFAAQQGHDTSSILQHLQIPETEQMIPFSKFANFAQWLMQKSGNSQIGYSLGRQSSLAAMGMVGQLIQSSRNIREGLEHACKFFNLLSEVLSLKLEEGEKYASLIFELDKESVQDFPEVCQQLLLTSMIFSFKEVYFLTLQKAYPQQVDITFAPIHQKEMEALFQCQIRAKSNRNLMGFEKEVLDQKIFFADYELMLHLEKLACHRLGKQMENQQEFSDKIKALVYTLLDPSFPSLKSVSLQLGMSERNIQRKLKEENTSYSSLITEMKKSMATAFLDKKLSIKETTYLLGYSEPSAFIHAFISWFGISPKNYQNQQIA